The following are encoded together in the Bacillus sp. NP157 genome:
- a CDS encoding helix-turn-helix transcriptional regulator — protein MAAPDAVAFEATPRAVISRGNSYPASFELATHEHRRGQLLYASEGTVAVTTPFGAWIAPPERAVWIPSFIPHSVRMIGAVHTRSVYIEPTVTGAFGEVCRVIVVSPLLRALLVEAAAVPLTYDVAGRDGLLMALVVEEIARAKRVPLELPLPTHPGLAVRCAAFFERPSITEGIDAWAAGLGMHRRSFTRLFRRETGMSFVAWRQQACLLSTLPRLAAGDAVTDVALDLGYESATSFSTMFRRALGKPPSGYRAA, from the coding sequence ATGGCCGCGCCTGACGCCGTCGCTTTCGAAGCCACCCCGCGTGCCGTGATCTCGCGCGGCAACAGTTATCCGGCGTCGTTCGAGTTGGCCACCCACGAGCACCGCCGCGGCCAGCTGCTTTACGCCTCGGAAGGCACGGTCGCCGTGACCACGCCCTTCGGCGCATGGATCGCCCCACCCGAGCGTGCCGTGTGGATCCCGTCGTTCATCCCGCACTCCGTGCGGATGATCGGCGCCGTGCATACCCGCAGCGTCTACATCGAACCGACGGTCACCGGGGCGTTCGGCGAAGTCTGCCGGGTGATCGTGGTGTCGCCCTTGCTGCGCGCCTTGCTGGTCGAGGCGGCCGCGGTGCCGCTGACCTACGACGTGGCCGGTCGCGACGGCCTGCTGATGGCGCTGGTGGTGGAGGAAATCGCACGGGCGAAGCGCGTGCCGCTGGAACTGCCGCTGCCGACCCATCCCGGGCTGGCGGTGCGCTGCGCGGCCTTCTTCGAACGGCCCAGCATCACCGAAGGCATCGACGCGTGGGCGGCTGGCCTCGGCATGCACCGGCGCAGCTTCACCCGGCTGTTCCGCCGCGAGACCGGCATGAGCTTCGTGGCGTGGCGGCAGCAAGCCTGCCTGCTGTCGACCCTGCCGCGGCTCGCCGCTGGCGACGCGGTGACCGACGTGGCGCTGGACCTCGGCTACGAAAGCGCGACCAGCTTCTCGACGATGTTCCGTCGCGCGCTGGGCAAGCCGCCGTCGGGCTATCGCGCGGCCTGA
- a CDS encoding gluconokinase, giving the protein MITIVMGVSGSGKSTVGGDIAARLGLPFVDGDGLHPQANRDKMASGIPLDDADRQPWLQAIVAVMDEHRGRGDSLVIACSALKRRYRDVLRQGHDDVRFVYLHGTRELLAERLGQRAGHFFNPALLDSQLVTLEEPSPAEALRVEVTEEPARIVEKVIRAGCAQARQAAR; this is encoded by the coding sequence ATGATCACGATCGTCATGGGCGTTTCCGGTAGCGGCAAGAGCACCGTCGGTGGCGACATCGCGGCCCGGCTGGGCCTGCCCTTCGTCGACGGCGACGGCCTGCATCCGCAGGCCAATCGCGACAAGATGGCCAGCGGCATACCGCTCGACGACGCGGACCGGCAACCCTGGCTGCAGGCGATCGTCGCCGTGATGGACGAACACCGCGGCCGCGGCGACTCGCTGGTGATCGCCTGCTCCGCGCTGAAGCGACGCTATCGCGACGTGTTGCGGCAGGGCCACGACGACGTCCGCTTCGTCTACCTGCATGGCACGCGCGAACTGCTCGCCGAGCGGCTGGGCCAGCGTGCCGGGCATTTCTTCAACCCGGCGCTGCTCGACAGCCAGCTGGTCACGCTGGAAGAGCCCTCGCCCGCGGAAGCCCTGCGGGTGGAGGTCACCGAGGAGCCCGCCCGCATCGTGGAGAAGGTGATCCGCGCGGGTTGCGCGCAGGCCCGTCAGGCCGCGCGATAG
- the ltaE gene encoding low-specificity L-threonine aldolase translates to MTIVIIGIAWRAVGHGIVNGLAYHPWLAPANPPTMRTIDLRSDTVTQPTDAMREAMLRAPVGDDVYGEDPTVNALQDRLAADLGFAAALFVPTGTQSNLLALMGHCERGDEYIVGADAHTYRFEGGGAAVLGSIQPQPIPQAADGTLPLDKVEAAIKPIDPHFARSKLLALENTWHGRALPFEYMAAARELATRRGLGLHLDGARLYNAAIAYGRPARDVAAGFDSVSVCLSKGLGAPVGSVLLGDAKLVDRARRWRKVTGGGWRQAGMLAAAATYALDHHVARLADDHARARRLADALATIEGLSLQGCHTNMVFVDVPAPRLPDLAKHMAAKGVRLSIGYLPSIRLVTHLDIDDEGVERTIDAFRTFSY, encoded by the coding sequence ATGACGATCGTGATCATCGGCATAGCATGGCGTGCCGTGGGCCACGGAATCGTGAACGGGCTGGCGTACCATCCGTGGCTGGCCCCCGCGAATCCCCCAACCATGCGAACCATCGACCTGCGCAGCGACACCGTCACCCAGCCCACCGACGCCATGCGCGAAGCGATGCTGCGCGCCCCCGTCGGCGACGACGTCTATGGGGAAGATCCCACCGTCAATGCCCTGCAGGATCGGCTCGCCGCCGATCTCGGTTTCGCCGCCGCGCTGTTCGTGCCCACCGGCACGCAAAGCAACCTGCTGGCGCTGATGGGCCACTGCGAACGCGGCGACGAATACATCGTCGGTGCCGACGCGCATACCTATCGCTTCGAGGGCGGCGGCGCGGCCGTGCTCGGTTCGATCCAGCCGCAGCCGATCCCGCAGGCCGCCGATGGCACCCTGCCGCTGGACAAGGTCGAAGCCGCGATCAAGCCGATCGACCCGCACTTCGCCCGCTCGAAACTGCTCGCCCTGGAGAACACCTGGCACGGCCGCGCATTGCCTTTCGAGTACATGGCCGCCGCACGCGAACTCGCCACCCGGCGCGGCCTGGGCCTGCACCTCGACGGCGCGCGCCTCTACAACGCCGCCATCGCCTACGGTCGTCCCGCCCGCGACGTGGCCGCAGGCTTCGACAGCGTGTCGGTGTGCCTCTCGAAGGGGCTGGGCGCGCCGGTGGGCTCGGTGCTGCTCGGTGACGCGAAGCTGGTCGACCGTGCCCGGCGCTGGCGCAAGGTCACCGGCGGCGGCTGGCGCCAGGCCGGCATGCTCGCCGCCGCGGCGACCTATGCCCTCGACCACCACGTGGCCCGGCTCGCGGACGACCATGCGCGGGCCCGGCGCCTTGCCGACGCGCTCGCCACCATCGAGGGGCTGAGCCTGCAGGGGTGTCATACCAACATGGTGTTCGTCGACGTGCCCGCCCCGCGCCTGCCCGACCTCGCGAAGCACATGGCCGCGAAGGGCGTCCGCCTGAGCATCGGCTACCTGCCGTCGATCCGGCTCGTCACCCACCTGGACATCGACGACGAAGGTGTCGAACGGACCATCGACGCGTTCCGTACCTTCAGCTACTGA
- a CDS encoding MFS transporter, giving the protein MQAPANAAAQPPRAATPTVYGVIFAISFCHLLNDMMQSLLPAIYPGLKSDFHLDFGQVGLITLTYQITASILQPLVGLYADRRPTPLALPGGTLFSLAGLLVLSQAHAYGVLLFGAALLGMGSSVFHPESSRVARMASGGKHGLAQSLFQVGGNAGQALGPLAAALVVVRWGQSSLAFFALLALLSCAILWNVGQWYRHHGLVRLKASHAAHADSAPPGRDAMRGIAVLLALIFSKYVYLASLTSYFTFYLIHRFNVSVETAQLHLFVFLGAVAVGTVMGGPIGDRFGRKKVIWFSILGTLPFTLLLPYASLFWTAPLTVAIGLILASAFPAIVVFAQELVPGKVGMISGLFFGFSFGMGGIGAAVLGELADHIGIEAVYQLCAFLPLIGLLAAFLPNRPRSPL; this is encoded by the coding sequence ATGCAAGCCCCTGCCAACGCGGCGGCGCAGCCTCCGCGCGCTGCGACACCCACGGTCTATGGCGTCATCTTCGCCATCAGCTTCTGCCACCTGCTCAACGACATGATGCAGTCGCTCCTGCCGGCCATCTATCCGGGCCTGAAGAGCGACTTTCACCTCGACTTCGGCCAGGTCGGCCTGATCACGCTGACCTACCAGATCACCGCGTCGATCCTGCAGCCGCTGGTCGGCCTGTATGCGGACCGTCGCCCGACGCCGCTTGCCCTGCCCGGCGGCACGCTGTTCTCGCTGGCCGGCCTGCTGGTGCTCTCGCAGGCGCACGCCTACGGCGTCCTGTTGTTCGGCGCGGCCCTGCTCGGCATGGGTTCGTCGGTGTTCCACCCGGAGTCGTCGCGCGTGGCGCGCATGGCCTCGGGCGGCAAGCATGGCCTCGCGCAATCGCTGTTCCAGGTCGGCGGCAACGCGGGCCAGGCACTGGGCCCGCTCGCGGCGGCGCTGGTCGTGGTGCGCTGGGGCCAGTCGAGCCTGGCCTTCTTCGCCCTGCTCGCGCTGCTCTCCTGCGCGATCCTGTGGAACGTCGGCCAGTGGTACCGCCACCACGGCCTGGTCCGGCTCAAGGCCTCGCATGCGGCGCACGCCGACAGCGCACCGCCGGGTCGCGACGCCATGCGCGGCATCGCCGTGCTGCTCGCGCTGATCTTCTCGAAGTATGTGTACCTGGCCAGCCTGACCAGCTACTTCACGTTCTACCTGATCCACCGCTTCAACGTGTCGGTCGAAACCGCGCAGCTGCACCTGTTCGTCTTCCTCGGCGCGGTGGCCGTGGGCACCGTGATGGGCGGCCCCATCGGCGATCGCTTCGGCCGCAAGAAGGTCATCTGGTTCTCGATCCTCGGCACCCTGCCCTTCACCCTGCTGCTGCCCTACGCAAGCCTGTTCTGGACCGCGCCGCTGACCGTCGCCATCGGCCTGATCCTCGCCTCGGCGTTCCCGGCCATCGTGGTGTTCGCGCAGGAGCTGGTGCCGGGCAAGGTGGGGATGATCTCCGGGCTGTTCTTCGGCTTCTCGTTCGGCATGGGCGGCATCGGCGCCGCGGTGCTCGGCGAACTCGCCGATCACATCGGCATCGAAGCGGTGTACCAGCTGTGCGCGTTCCTGCCGTTGATCGGCCTGCTCGCGGCGTTCCTGCCCAATCGCCCCCGCTCCCCCCTGTAG
- a CDS encoding N-acetylmuramoyl-L-alanine amidase: MSSRPARWLRLAVAALLVATLAGCASGPRVAPQRSALAHWSPSPNYNARKAQLIVLHHTSIGDADASLRVLKSRNSGGPVSAHYLVEMDGRIDQLVDDGDRAWHAGASRWGSDSDLNSSSIGIEIDNDGHSPFTQPQIEALVRLLADVTTRLGIPRTAVVGHGDIAPGRKDDPSVQFPWATLASYGFGLWPDATLVPAPPGFDSLAAMRLVGYDVGNPRNAIIAFHRHYRAIETDTLDATDAAILYSLQRKLMAPRQ; this comes from the coding sequence ATGAGTTCGCGGCCGGCCCGATGGCTTCGCCTTGCGGTCGCCGCCCTGCTCGTCGCCACGCTGGCCGGTTGCGCCAGCGGGCCCCGGGTGGCGCCGCAACGCAGCGCCCTCGCGCACTGGTCACCGTCGCCGAACTATAACGCCCGCAAGGCACAGCTCATCGTGTTGCACCATACGTCCATCGGCGATGCCGACGCCTCGCTGCGCGTGCTGAAGTCGCGCAACAGCGGCGGCCCGGTGAGCGCGCATTACCTGGTCGAGATGGATGGCCGGATCGACCAGCTGGTCGATGACGGCGACCGCGCGTGGCACGCCGGTGCATCGCGCTGGGGCAGCGATTCCGACCTGAACTCGTCGTCCATCGGCATCGAAATCGACAACGATGGCCACTCGCCGTTTACCCAGCCGCAGATCGAAGCGCTCGTCCGGCTGCTGGCCGACGTGACGACCCGGCTCGGCATCCCGCGCACCGCCGTCGTCGGCCACGGCGACATCGCGCCGGGACGCAAGGACGATCCCAGCGTGCAGTTCCCGTGGGCGACGCTGGCCAGCTACGGCTTCGGCCTGTGGCCGGACGCAACGCTGGTGCCGGCACCGCCCGGGTTCGACAGCCTGGCCGCGATGCGGCTGGTCGGTTACGACGTCGGCAATCCGCGCAACGCGATCATCGCGTTCCATCGCCACTACCGGGCGATTGAGACCGACACGCTGGACGCCACCGATGCAGCGATCCTTTACTCGCTGCAACGCAAGCTGATGGCGCCGCGTCAGTAG